A single Curtobacterium sp. MCJR17_020 DNA region contains:
- a CDS encoding PRC-barrel domain-containing protein, with protein MFEAANIRDWIGLPVVDEAEDKVGTLESIYYDTATSEPAFGALTTGMVGFQKLVFVPLVGATVAPKHLRVTFPKKLVKDAPSIATDGELDAATEPELFQHYGLEYRTGSGGERRLGRR; from the coding sequence GTGTTCGAAGCCGCCAACATCCGTGACTGGATCGGCCTGCCGGTCGTCGACGAGGCCGAGGACAAGGTCGGGACGCTCGAGAGCATCTACTACGACACCGCCACGTCCGAGCCGGCGTTCGGTGCGCTCACGACCGGGATGGTCGGCTTCCAGAAGCTCGTGTTCGTCCCCCTCGTCGGGGCGACCGTCGCACCGAAGCACCTGCGCGTGACCTTCCCGAAGAAGCTCGTGAAGGACGCACCCTCCATCGCGACCGACGGTGAACTCGACGCCGCGACCGAGCCCGAGCTGTTCCAGCACTACGGCCTCGAGTACCGCACGGGCAGTGGCGGCGAGCGTCGCCTCGGACGCCGCTGA
- a CDS encoding SDR family oxidoreductase has translation MPVPTTPIGRVLVTGGASGLGAAVVAAVVEAGGTPIVLDLRVDAVSEGIDAVAVDVSDTDAVEQAVRQAAERHDGLDAVVTAAGIDTPAPIDAISSGNWEKIVAVNLIGTASVVRAALPALEAAHGRVVTISSSLALRGVGDGTAYSASKFGVRGFSQALAAETAGRIGVTNVIPAGMRTNFFADRTEQYKPGPDAQLIEPEYVANAILFALSQPAGCEIRELSIMPATEPSWP, from the coding sequence ATGCCCGTCCCCACCACCCCCATCGGCCGCGTCCTCGTCACCGGAGGCGCCTCCGGACTCGGCGCAGCGGTCGTTGCCGCGGTCGTCGAGGCCGGCGGCACCCCGATCGTCCTCGACCTGCGCGTCGACGCGGTGTCCGAGGGCATCGACGCCGTGGCCGTCGACGTGTCGGACACCGACGCGGTCGAGCAGGCGGTCCGCCAGGCGGCCGAGCGTCACGACGGACTCGACGCGGTCGTCACCGCCGCGGGGATCGACACCCCGGCACCGATCGACGCGATCTCGTCCGGCAACTGGGAGAAGATCGTCGCGGTCAACCTCATCGGCACCGCCTCGGTCGTCCGCGCCGCGCTGCCCGCCCTCGAGGCGGCGCACGGCCGAGTGGTGACGATCTCGTCGTCACTCGCCCTGCGCGGCGTCGGCGACGGCACCGCCTACTCGGCGTCGAAGTTCGGCGTCCGCGGCTTCTCGCAGGCCCTGGCCGCCGAGACCGCCGGCCGCATCGGTGTCACCAACGTGATCCCGGCCGGCATGCGCACGAACTTCTTCGCCGACCGCACCGAGCAGTACAAGCCGGGTCCGGACGCGCAGCTCATCGAGCCCGAGTACGTCGCGAACGCGATCCTCTTCGCGCTGTCGCAGCCGGCCGGCTGCGAGATCCGGGAGCTGTCGATCATGCCCGCGACGGAGCCGAGCTGGCCGTAG
- a CDS encoding SGNH/GDSL hydrolase family protein, which yields MPEPYPVTADPTETLDAIPPGSEYVALGDSYSAGYGLGDRTGLPTNACVQSARDYPHRLAAQFGLALTDVTCAGATSDDVTTGHQFKGVPPQIESLSDRTRLVTLTIGGNDADLFGTAASCLAISANGPVFSGRDAPSCESTLVQDGVDQLAVKIQSRVALGIADTLGAVQRAAPNAVVVFLGYPAIFPDAEDTPAKGCFRSALDLGTLAGSFPSDTYPFTDTDVEYLHGVQDELNEVSRSAAAAAGVRFVDVFASTQDHSPCAASKRYVAGVTLTGSGDLRKIDLKAGALHPNERGVTYLTARMAAAIRALAG from the coding sequence GTGCCCGAGCCGTACCCCGTGACCGCCGACCCCACCGAGACGCTCGACGCGATCCCCCCAGGCAGTGAGTACGTGGCGCTCGGCGACTCCTACTCGGCCGGGTACGGCCTGGGGGACCGCACCGGGCTGCCCACGAACGCCTGCGTGCAGTCGGCGCGCGACTACCCACACCGGCTCGCGGCCCAGTTCGGGCTCGCCCTGACCGACGTCACGTGCGCCGGCGCCACGAGCGACGACGTCACCACGGGCCACCAGTTCAAGGGCGTCCCACCCCAGATCGAGTCGCTGTCCGACCGCACCCGACTGGTGACCCTGACGATCGGCGGCAACGACGCGGACCTGTTCGGCACGGCGGCCTCGTGCCTGGCGATCTCCGCGAACGGCCCGGTGTTCTCGGGCCGCGACGCCCCGTCGTGCGAGAGCACCCTGGTGCAGGACGGCGTCGACCAGCTCGCCGTGAAGATCCAGTCGCGCGTGGCCCTCGGCATCGCCGACACCCTCGGCGCGGTGCAGCGGGCCGCCCCGAACGCCGTCGTCGTGTTCCTCGGGTACCCGGCGATCTTCCCGGACGCCGAGGACACCCCCGCGAAGGGCTGCTTCCGGTCCGCACTCGACCTCGGCACCCTGGCGGGCTCGTTCCCGTCGGACACCTACCCGTTCACGGACACCGACGTCGAGTACCTGCACGGGGTCCAGGACGAGCTCAACGAGGTCTCCCGGTCCGCTGCCGCCGCCGCCGGGGTGCGGTTCGTCGACGTGTTCGCGAGCACGCAGGACCACTCGCCGTGCGCCGCGTCGAAGCGCTACGTGGCCGGCGTGACCCTCACCGGTTCCGGCGACCTGCGGAAGATCGACCTGAAGGCCGGCGCCCTGCACCCGAACGAGCGCGGCGTCACGTACCTGACCGCGCGGATGGCCGCCGCGATCCGCGCCCTCGCCGGCTGA
- a CDS encoding glycosyltransferase: MRILVWHVHGGWMDAFVRGPHEYLIPTTPARDAWGLGRGGRAWPASAIEIDPADIADAEVDVVVLQRTEELDAAKRLLAGRDVPIVFVEHNAPRIDVPNSLHPFRDRDDLTIAHVTHWNALMWDCGTTRTTVVEHGVVDPGPRYTGSLDRLGVVINEPVRRDRVVGTDLLPRFAAVAPVDVWGMGTGRLPELGFGDAVVARGDVPSDPMHTALAERRAYVHPNRWTSLGLSLLEAMHLAMPVLVLATTDAARTVPGEAGAIATDVEELVRASRILIEDPDEARRRGAVAREAVLARHALGRFTADWDDLLDDAVTRGAARDRAAVAAFEGSLR; this comes from the coding sequence ATGCGCATCCTCGTCTGGCACGTGCACGGCGGCTGGATGGACGCGTTCGTCCGCGGCCCGCACGAGTACCTGATCCCGACCACGCCGGCGCGCGACGCCTGGGGCCTGGGACGTGGTGGGCGCGCCTGGCCGGCGTCGGCGATCGAGATCGACCCCGCCGACATCGCCGACGCCGAGGTCGACGTGGTCGTCCTGCAACGCACCGAAGAACTCGACGCGGCGAAGCGCCTGCTCGCCGGTCGCGACGTGCCGATCGTCTTCGTCGAGCACAACGCGCCCCGCATCGACGTGCCGAACAGCTTGCACCCGTTCCGCGACCGCGACGACCTGACCATCGCGCACGTCACGCACTGGAACGCGCTCATGTGGGACTGCGGCACCACGCGCACCACGGTCGTCGAACACGGCGTCGTCGACCCCGGCCCGCGCTACACCGGCTCGCTCGACCGCCTCGGCGTCGTCATCAACGAGCCCGTCCGTCGGGACCGCGTCGTCGGCACCGACCTGCTCCCCCGCTTCGCGGCCGTGGCACCCGTCGACGTCTGGGGCATGGGCACCGGACGGCTGCCGGAGCTCGGCTTCGGCGACGCCGTGGTCGCCCGCGGTGACGTGCCCTCCGACCCGATGCACACGGCACTCGCCGAACGCCGCGCGTACGTCCACCCGAACCGGTGGACCTCGCTCGGCCTGTCACTCCTCGAGGCGATGCACCTGGCGATGCCGGTCCTGGTGCTCGCGACGACGGACGCGGCCCGCACGGTGCCGGGCGAGGCCGGCGCGATCGCGACCGACGTCGAGGAGCTGGTGCGGGCCTCCCGGATCCTCATCGAGGACCCCGACGAAGCGCGCCGACGGGGCGCCGTGGCACGGGAGGCCGTGCTCGCACGGCACGCGCTCGGCCGCTTCACCGCCGACTGGGACGACCTGCTCGACGACGCCGTGACCCGCGGCGCCGCACGCGACCGTGCGGCTGTGGCCGCGTTCGAGGGGAGCCTCCGATGA
- a CDS encoding universal stress protein, translating into MDERWTTVTLAADAAMPHDEALRWIVARAGAGVERLRIIGADHALEGRTPVADQLAEASRTALPGVAVEVHRHAGPFAAALVEESDGSDLLVIGSFRHRRGSTAGGDPARVAERAAVPTVVVPEGPHPIDGDVVLAVEDPIDERAVSIAVGEAVRRNRRLTLLRAWEMPVLTRTGLTDFAEDPLRWRTSNAELLQRVTSVLAARYPSLRIRPLLVEGHPGHAIASHTRRASLVVLGRGHVRALSGSLLHDVVRETAAPVCVVPPAAHADCGAATATETAGGISRRGRGSRRPSARSGT; encoded by the coding sequence ATGGACGAGCGATGGACGACGGTGACGTTGGCCGCCGACGCGGCGATGCCCCACGACGAGGCCCTGCGGTGGATCGTGGCCCGCGCCGGTGCCGGTGTCGAGCGGCTGCGGATCATCGGCGCGGACCACGCGCTGGAGGGCCGGACGCCGGTCGCCGACCAGCTCGCCGAGGCCTCGCGGACCGCCCTGCCCGGTGTGGCGGTCGAGGTGCACCGGCACGCGGGCCCGTTCGCCGCAGCCCTGGTCGAGGAGTCGGACGGCAGTGACCTGCTCGTGATCGGGAGCTTCCGCCACCGGCGCGGATCGACGGCCGGCGGTGACCCGGCGCGGGTCGCTGAGCGTGCTGCCGTCCCGACCGTGGTCGTGCCGGAGGGTCCGCACCCGATCGACGGCGACGTGGTGCTCGCGGTGGAGGACCCGATCGACGAACGTGCGGTGTCCATCGCCGTCGGCGAGGCCGTCCGGCGGAACCGACGGCTGACGCTGCTGCGCGCGTGGGAGATGCCCGTGCTCACCCGGACCGGGCTGACCGACTTCGCCGAGGACCCGCTCCGGTGGCGCACCAGCAACGCCGAGCTGCTGCAGCGGGTGACGTCCGTGCTGGCCGCGCGGTACCCGTCACTCCGCATCCGTCCGCTGCTGGTCGAGGGCCACCCGGGTCACGCGATCGCCTCGCACACCCGCCGCGCGTCGCTGGTGGTGCTCGGTCGCGGGCACGTGCGCGCGCTCTCGGGCTCGTTGCTCCACGACGTCGTCCGCGAGACGGCAGCCCCGGTCTGCGTGGTCCCGCCAGCGGCGCACGCGGATTGCGGAGCAGCCACGGCGACCGAGACCGCCGGTGGGATCAGCCGGCGAGGGCGCGGATCGCGGCGGCCATCCGCGCGGTCAGGTACGTGA
- a CDS encoding HAD-IIIA family hydrolase, translated as MPLAPDRAIRGLLFDRDDTLVVDVPYNADPRLVVPVPGARRAVERARAAGLLLGVVTNQSVVAKGLATREQVDATNARVDALVGPFDVWCVCPHDAGDDCACRKPRPGMVLDAAERLGVPPEALVVVGDIGADVQVARTAGAQGVLVPTPRTRPEEVDAAETVAATLAEAVDLVIAAAGPSTVETDRT; from the coding sequence ATGCCCCTCGCTCCGGACCGCGCGATCCGCGGCCTGCTCTTCGACCGCGACGACACCCTCGTCGTGGACGTCCCGTACAACGCCGACCCGCGCCTGGTGGTGCCGGTCCCCGGTGCCCGTCGCGCCGTGGAGCGGGCTCGTGCAGCCGGGCTGCTGCTCGGCGTGGTCACGAACCAGTCCGTGGTCGCGAAGGGCCTGGCGACGCGCGAGCAGGTCGACGCGACGAACGCCCGCGTGGACGCACTCGTCGGGCCGTTCGACGTCTGGTGCGTCTGCCCGCACGACGCCGGCGACGACTGCGCGTGCCGGAAGCCGCGGCCGGGCATGGTCCTCGACGCCGCCGAGCGACTCGGGGTCCCGCCGGAGGCGCTCGTCGTGGTCGGCGACATCGGCGCCGACGTGCAGGTGGCGCGGACCGCGGGAGCGCAGGGCGTGCTCGTGCCGACCCCGCGCACGCGGCCCGAGGAGGTCGACGCCGCCGAGACCGTCGCGGCGACCCTCGCCGAGGCCGTCGACCTGGTGATCGCCGCGGCCGGACCGTCGACCGTCGAGACGGACCGCACGTGA
- a CDS encoding NUDIX domain-containing protein produces the protein MVVSAGLLLHRTGPAGPEVFVAHMGGPFWRNRPRAWSIPKGLVEPGEDPLETAMREFGEEIGVPAPVAVDDVTDLGEFRQASGKRVRVFAAPAPGFEVAVVRSNTVRLELPRGSGRFVDVPEVDDARWVPVAEARELLVAGQVAAVDALLVLLDRPA, from the coding sequence GTGGTGGTGAGCGCCGGACTGTTGCTGCACCGGACCGGTCCGGCCGGGCCGGAGGTCTTCGTCGCGCACATGGGCGGGCCGTTCTGGCGGAACCGGCCACGTGCCTGGTCGATCCCGAAGGGACTCGTCGAACCCGGCGAGGACCCACTCGAGACTGCCATGCGCGAGTTCGGTGAGGAGATCGGGGTCCCCGCACCCGTGGCCGTCGACGACGTCACGGACCTGGGCGAGTTCCGGCAGGCCTCGGGCAAGCGCGTCCGGGTGTTCGCCGCCCCGGCCCCGGGGTTCGAGGTCGCCGTCGTGCGGAGCAACACCGTCCGGCTCGAGCTGCCACGTGGCTCGGGACGGTTCGTCGACGTGCCGGAGGTCGACGACGCCCGGTGGGTGCCGGTCGCCGAGGCGCGGGAGCTGCTCGTCGCGGGCCAGGTCGCCGCGGTGGACGCGCTGCTCGTGCTGCTCGACCGACCCGCCTGA
- a CDS encoding SIS domain-containing protein yields the protein MTIDQQPGIDEHTTASARIVLDHVAASVPVIASLVDHHDHIAAWADDIAARLVAGRRLLAAGNGGSAAEAQHLTSELTGRFDGDRPAYSAISLHAETSAVTAIGNDYGFDQVFARQVSAHARAGDVVVLLSTSGKSPNLLRAAEAARAVGARTIAMTGPRPNPLAEAVDDAICIAGPSANVQEAQLVLVHALCRAMEPALRRGVRR from the coding sequence ATGACCATCGACCAGCAGCCCGGCATCGACGAGCACACCACCGCGAGTGCACGCATCGTGCTCGACCACGTCGCCGCCTCGGTCCCCGTGATCGCCTCGCTCGTCGACCACCACGACCACATCGCCGCCTGGGCCGACGACATCGCGGCCCGTCTCGTCGCGGGTCGCCGCCTGCTCGCCGCGGGGAACGGCGGCTCGGCCGCCGAGGCGCAGCACCTGACCTCGGAGCTGACCGGACGGTTCGACGGCGACCGCCCCGCCTACTCCGCGATCTCGCTGCACGCGGAGACCTCGGCCGTCACGGCGATCGGCAACGACTACGGCTTCGACCAGGTCTTCGCCCGACAGGTGTCGGCGCACGCCCGGGCTGGTGACGTCGTCGTGCTGCTGTCGACCAGCGGCAAGAGCCCGAACCTGCTCCGCGCCGCCGAGGCGGCCCGTGCCGTCGGCGCCCGGACGATCGCGATGACCGGGCCGCGGCCGAACCCCCTGGCCGAGGCGGTGGACGACGCGATCTGCATCGCTGGGCCGTCCGCCAACGTGCAGGAGGCGCAGCTGGTGCTCGTGCACGCCCTGTGTCGGGCGATGGAGCCCGCACTGCGCCGCGGGGTGCGGCGATGA
- a CDS encoding glycosyltransferase family 9 protein, with the protein MTALETLPAADGRPELVVLRAIKLGDLLVAVPALRALRRAFPDHRITLATTAWLAPVVELVPAVDVHLAQHGLDHPINVPAGTVDVAVNLHGAGPESSDLIAALQPRRVIGHADPAHGYDGPEWPSDVHERDRWADLLTWHGVPADADDVAVDRPAAPPVVADAAVVHVGAFHGARHWPTDRFADVVRGLRERGADVVLTGGADDVVRARAVADAAGLAPGAVLAGSLELQEFAGVIAAARLVVTVDTGAAHLATAYGVPSVVLFGPAPPEAWGPPESGPHIVLTDASVRRGDVFAEDPDPAILAVGAADVLAAVDRLDVLRVTAQATDR; encoded by the coding sequence GTGACCGCACTCGAGACCCTGCCCGCCGCCGACGGACGCCCGGAACTCGTCGTCCTCCGTGCCATCAAGCTCGGCGACCTCCTGGTCGCCGTCCCTGCGCTCCGCGCCCTGCGACGGGCGTTCCCCGACCACCGCATCACCCTCGCGACGACCGCGTGGCTGGCGCCCGTCGTCGAGCTCGTCCCCGCCGTGGACGTCCACCTGGCGCAGCACGGGCTCGACCACCCGATCAACGTCCCCGCCGGCACGGTCGACGTCGCGGTGAACCTGCACGGCGCGGGCCCCGAGTCGTCCGACCTGATCGCCGCCCTGCAGCCCCGTCGGGTCATCGGGCACGCCGACCCGGCCCACGGCTACGACGGTCCGGAGTGGCCGTCCGACGTGCACGAACGCGACCGCTGGGCGGACCTGCTCACCTGGCACGGCGTCCCCGCCGACGCCGACGACGTGGCCGTCGACCGCCCGGCGGCACCGCCCGTGGTCGCCGACGCCGCGGTCGTCCACGTGGGTGCCTTCCACGGGGCGCGGCACTGGCCCACGGACCGCTTCGCCGACGTGGTGCGCGGACTGCGGGAGCGCGGTGCCGACGTGGTCCTGACGGGAGGCGCGGACGACGTCGTCCGCGCACGTGCCGTGGCCGACGCGGCCGGGCTGGCGCCGGGGGCGGTCCTGGCCGGCTCCCTGGAGCTGCAGGAGTTCGCCGGCGTCATCGCCGCGGCGCGGCTCGTGGTCACCGTCGACACCGGTGCCGCGCACCTCGCGACCGCCTACGGCGTGCCGTCGGTGGTGCTCTTCGGGCCGGCACCGCCGGAGGCCTGGGGACCGCCCGAATCGGGTCCGCACATCGTGCTCACCGATGCCTCGGTCCGGCGTGGCGACGTCTTCGCCGAGGACCCCGACCCGGCGATCCTGGCGGTCGGCGCGGCCGACGTGCTCGCCGCGGTCGACCGGCTCGACGTGCTCAGGGTGACCGCACAGGCGACCGACCGGTAG
- a CDS encoding PfkB family carbohydrate kinase: MRIVVVGDTLLDVDVAGTSDRLSPDAPVPVVDVTTDDRRAGGAGLVATMLVRDGHDVTLVTVLGDDTRAQELRDLLPDVTVVAGPSGAPTPVKTRVRVVDHALVRIDEGCATPPVPEATDAMTAALDDADAIVVADYGRGVAAAPALREALARVAEHTPVVWDPHPKGAAPVPGITVATPNAAEARRFTDVEGHGVPFATVAAAALVEQWGVGAVAVTLGDRGALLADDRSDSRFVPAPSVTAGDPCGAGDRLAAGVAVALAGGADVPDAVAAGVVAASEYLAAGGVTALLADDGPAPLWVPGADHDALRTVHEVRSAGGTVVATGGCFDLLHAGHARTLSAARALGDCLVVCLNSDTSVRALKGPDRPIMTQDDRVELLLALDCVDAVVVFDEHTPDDALRRFRPDVWAKGGDYTASELPEAATLAEWGGRVVTVPFHPGRSTTRLAAALEHVG, encoded by the coding sequence CTGCGGATCGTCGTCGTCGGCGACACGTTGCTCGACGTCGACGTGGCCGGCACCAGCGATCGGCTCAGCCCGGACGCCCCCGTGCCCGTCGTCGACGTCACGACCGATGACCGCCGCGCCGGGGGCGCCGGTCTCGTCGCCACGATGCTGGTGCGTGACGGACACGACGTCACGCTGGTCACCGTCCTGGGCGACGACACCCGCGCGCAGGAGCTCCGCGACCTGCTCCCCGACGTCACCGTGGTGGCCGGGCCCTCCGGTGCCCCGACGCCGGTGAAGACCCGCGTGCGCGTCGTCGACCACGCGCTCGTCCGCATCGACGAGGGCTGTGCCACTCCGCCGGTGCCCGAGGCCACCGACGCCATGACGGCCGCCCTCGACGACGCCGACGCGATCGTCGTCGCCGACTACGGCCGCGGGGTCGCCGCCGCTCCGGCGCTGCGGGAGGCCCTCGCACGCGTCGCCGAGCACACCCCCGTGGTCTGGGACCCGCACCCGAAGGGCGCCGCACCCGTGCCCGGGATCACCGTGGCCACCCCGAACGCCGCCGAGGCCCGCCGGTTCACCGACGTCGAGGGCCACGGCGTGCCCTTCGCGACCGTGGCCGCCGCGGCCCTCGTCGAGCAGTGGGGTGTCGGCGCCGTCGCCGTGACGCTCGGCGACCGCGGAGCCCTGCTCGCCGACGACCGGTCGGACAGCCGCTTCGTGCCGGCACCCTCCGTCACCGCCGGCGACCCGTGCGGCGCCGGCGACCGGTTGGCGGCCGGTGTCGCCGTGGCACTGGCCGGTGGAGCGGACGTCCCCGACGCCGTCGCCGCCGGCGTGGTCGCGGCCTCCGAGTACCTGGCTGCGGGCGGCGTCACCGCGCTCCTCGCCGACGACGGCCCCGCGCCGCTCTGGGTACCGGGCGCGGACCACGACGCGCTGCGCACCGTGCACGAGGTCCGGAGCGCCGGCGGCACCGTCGTCGCGACCGGCGGCTGCTTCGACCTGCTGCACGCCGGGCACGCCCGCACGCTGTCGGCCGCGCGGGCGCTCGGCGACTGCCTGGTCGTGTGCCTCAACTCGGACACCTCGGTCCGCGCGCTCAAGGGTCCGGACCGGCCGATCATGACCCAGGACGACCGCGTCGAACTGCTGCTCGCCCTGGACTGCGTCGACGCCGTCGTGGTGTTCGACGAGCACACCCCCGACGACGCACTCCGCCGCTTCCGCCCGGACGTCTGGGCGAAGGGCGGCGACTACACCGCGAGCGAGCTGCCCGAGGCCGCGACCCTCGCCGAGTGGGGCGGACGCGTCGTCACCGTCCCGTTCCACCCCGGCCGCTCGACGACCCGGCTCGCCGCGGCCCTCGAACACGTCGGCTGA
- a CDS encoding glycosyltransferase family 9 protein, which yields MSRPRVLVARLDSFGDVLVAGPAVRAVAAGASHVTMLCGPQGAPAADLLPGVDGVRVWAAPWVTETARPIDDAALAEFRALVAEERPDEAVVLTSFHQSPLPLALLLRLAGVPRVSGASVDHPGSLLDVRLRPGEDLPEDIPEPERALRIAEAAGFRLPPGDDGRLVVRHDAVAPLSVAGLGRYVVVHPGASVPARSWPASHHRELVAAYAERGVPVVVTGSPGERDLTAAVAGATGIDLGGRTTPAELAAVLAGAEVVVVGNTGPAHLAAAVGAPIVSLFSPVVPAVRWAPYAPLVELLGDQAAPCRLSRARECPVPGHPCLSAVRIEDVLAAHERLLDRASRMERRSLRSAPEGAA from the coding sequence GTGAGCCGTCCCCGCGTCCTCGTGGCGCGCCTCGACTCGTTCGGTGACGTCCTGGTCGCCGGCCCGGCCGTCCGCGCCGTCGCCGCCGGGGCCTCGCACGTCACGATGCTGTGCGGACCGCAGGGCGCCCCGGCCGCCGACCTGCTGCCCGGCGTGGACGGCGTGCGGGTGTGGGCAGCGCCCTGGGTCACCGAGACCGCGCGGCCGATCGACGACGCCGCGCTCGCCGAGTTCCGCGCGCTCGTCGCCGAGGAGCGTCCCGACGAAGCGGTCGTCCTCACCTCGTTCCACCAGTCGCCGCTGCCCCTGGCGCTGCTCCTCCGCCTCGCCGGTGTCCCCCGCGTCTCCGGGGCCTCGGTCGACCACCCCGGCTCGCTCCTCGACGTCCGCCTGCGACCCGGCGAGGACCTGCCCGAGGACATCCCCGAGCCCGAGCGCGCGCTGCGGATCGCCGAGGCGGCCGGGTTCCGGCTGCCGCCGGGGGACGACGGGAGGCTCGTGGTGCGGCACGACGCCGTCGCGCCCCTGTCCGTGGCCGGGCTGGGACGGTACGTGGTCGTGCACCCCGGCGCGAGCGTGCCCGCCCGGTCGTGGCCGGCGTCGCACCACCGGGAGCTCGTCGCTGCCTACGCCGAGCGCGGCGTGCCCGTCGTCGTCACCGGCTCCCCCGGGGAACGCGACCTGACCGCCGCCGTCGCCGGCGCCACCGGCATCGACCTCGGCGGCCGGACCACGCCCGCCGAGCTCGCCGCGGTCCTGGCCGGTGCCGAGGTCGTCGTCGTCGGCAACACCGGGCCCGCGCACCTCGCCGCGGCGGTCGGCGCACCGATCGTCAGCCTGTTCTCGCCCGTCGTCCCCGCCGTCCGGTGGGCGCCGTACGCACCGCTGGTCGAACTGCTCGGGGACCAGGCGGCTCCCTGCCGGCTCAGCCGGGCCCGGGAATGCCCCGTCCCCGGCCACCCGTGCCTGTCCGCGGTGCGCATCGAGGACGTGCTCGCGGCCCACGAACGGCTGCTCGACCGCGCTTCGCGGATGGAACGGAGAAGTCTGCGGAGCGCGCCAGAAGGTGCTGCGTAG
- a CDS encoding glycosyltransferase: MKIAMVSEHASPLAVLGGVDAGGQNVHVAELSGALADRGHQVTVYTRRDDASAPVRVPLRPGVDVVHVDAGPARHVPKDELFPFMGTFASVLAAEWFVDRPDVVHAHFWMSGHAALDAVAQVQARTGGTRIAVAQTFHALGVVKRRHQGSADTSPAEREWLEPAVGRSADQVVATCSDEAFELKALGVPLQRISVVPCGVDVALFRADGPVEERGRTQRVLTVSRLVRRKGVGTTIAALAALVAEGRDVELVVVGGAGVAGADLVDDPEYQRLDALARSLGVRDHVTFRGQLGQHEMPAVYRSADVVVCAPWYEPFGIVPLEAMACGRPVVASSVGGLIDTVVEDGTGLHVTPRDEAEVAAAVGALLDDPDRRGSLGRAGRARAESRYTWQKVAADSERVYERLLAGAVAVAAPTTTAGAPQRTATAGAPQRTATHAGRVPRAAQPTERTAR, translated from the coding sequence ATGAAGATCGCGATGGTGTCGGAGCACGCGAGCCCGCTCGCCGTGCTCGGCGGTGTCGACGCCGGTGGACAGAACGTCCACGTTGCCGAACTGTCCGGGGCGCTCGCGGACCGCGGGCACCAGGTGACCGTCTACACCCGGCGCGACGACGCATCCGCGCCGGTCCGGGTGCCACTGCGTCCGGGGGTCGACGTCGTGCACGTCGACGCCGGTCCGGCGCGGCACGTGCCGAAGGACGAGCTGTTCCCGTTCATGGGGACGTTCGCGTCGGTGCTCGCCGCGGAGTGGTTCGTGGACCGGCCCGACGTCGTGCACGCCCACTTCTGGATGTCCGGGCACGCGGCACTCGACGCCGTCGCGCAGGTGCAGGCCCGGACCGGCGGCACCCGCATCGCCGTCGCGCAGACCTTCCACGCGCTCGGCGTCGTGAAGCGTCGGCACCAGGGATCGGCCGACACGAGCCCCGCCGAGCGCGAGTGGCTCGAACCGGCCGTCGGACGGAGCGCCGACCAGGTCGTCGCGACGTGCTCCGACGAGGCCTTCGAACTCAAGGCCCTCGGCGTCCCCCTGCAGCGCATCTCCGTCGTGCCGTGCGGCGTCGACGTTGCGCTGTTCCGCGCCGACGGACCCGTCGAGGAGCGCGGCCGCACGCAGCGGGTGCTCACCGTGTCGCGGCTGGTCCGGCGCAAGGGCGTCGGCACGACCATCGCCGCACTCGCCGCCTTGGTCGCCGAGGGGCGCGACGTCGAACTCGTGGTCGTCGGTGGTGCCGGCGTCGCCGGGGCCGACCTGGTGGACGACCCCGAGTACCAGCGGCTCGACGCGCTCGCCCGGTCGCTCGGGGTCCGTGACCACGTGACCTTCCGCGGGCAGCTGGGACAGCACGAGATGCCCGCCGTGTACCGGAGCGCCGACGTGGTGGTCTGCGCACCCTGGTACGAGCCGTTCGGCATCGTCCCGCTCGAGGCGATGGCCTGCGGTCGACCCGTCGTTGCGTCGAGCGTCGGTGGGCTCATCGACACCGTCGTCGAGGACGGCACGGGCCTGCACGTCACGCCGCGCGACGAGGCCGAGGTCGCTGCTGCCGTCGGCGCCCTGCTCGACGACCCGGACCGCCGCGGATCCCTCGGACGGGCCGGCCGTGCACGCGCGGAGTCGCGGTACACGTGGCAGAAGGTCGCCGCGGACAGCGAGCGCGTCTACGAGCGGCTCCTGGCCGGTGCCGTCGCCGTGGCCGCGCCGACCACCACGGCGGGTGCACCCCAGCGCACCGCCACGGCGGGCGCACCGCAGCGCACCGCCACCCACGCCGGACGGGTCCCGCGTGCCGCACAGCCGACCGAGAGGACCGCCCGATGA